Genomic window (Candidatus Thermoplasmatota archaeon):
GGCGAAGGCCTTCTGCTCGAAGGCGAGGCCCTCGGCAAGCGTCATGGACATTCCGCGCGTGATCGACTCGCGGGCAAGCGCCACGGCGCGCGGGCCATGGACGGAGATCGCGTCGGCGATGCGCAGCGCCTCCTCGAGCAGCTTCTCGCGCGGGACCACGGCGTTCACGAGCCCCCAGGAAAGCGCGGTGTCGGCCTTGATCCGCTCGCCCGTGAGGATCATCTGCTTGGCGCGAGGCTCGCCGACGATGCGCGGGAGCCGTTGCGTTCCGCCGAAACCCGGGATGACGGCAAGGCCGACCTCCGGAAGCCCGAACTGCGCGTTCTCGGAGGCCACGCGCAGATCGCACGCCAACGCCATCTCGCAGCCTCCCCCGAGCGCGTAGCCGTTCACGGCGGCGATCGTCACCTTCGGGCTTGCGGCGATCGCATCGGCAAGCCCATGGCCAAGGCGCGCGTGCTCGGCGGCCGCCGAGGGATCCATCGTGGCCATCTCGGCGATGTCGGCGCCCGCGCAGAAGGCCTTTTCCCCGGCGCCGGTGAGGACGATGGCGCTTCCGGGCGCACGGTTGGCCCTCTCAAGAGCGGCCACGAGATCAAGGATCACGACGTGGTTGAGCGCGTTCAACGCTTCCGGGCGATCGATCGTGACGATCTGTGCGGAACGCACGGTCTCGACGCGGACGAGGGGGCCGGGCATGCGGATCGTTCCGGCAGGCGGCCGCGCGGCTATAGGCATTTCGGGCCACGACGCGCCGGCTTTACAGCCGTAGCAGCCCGGCGGCCAGAAGCCCCGCGCTGCAGAA
Coding sequences:
- a CDS encoding enoyl-CoA hydratase-related protein, which codes for MPGPLVRVETVRSAQIVTIDRPEALNALNHVVILDLVAALERANRAPGSAIVLTGAGEKAFCAGADIAEMATMDPSAAAEHARLGHGLADAIAASPKVTIAAVNGYALGGGCEMALACDLRVASENAQFGLPEVGLAVIPGFGGTQRLPRIVGEPRAKQMILTGERIKADTALSWGLVNAVVPREKLLEEALRIADAISVHGPRAVALARESITRGMSMTLAEGLAFEQKAFALCFATRDQKEGMKAFLEKRKPSYEGR